From the Glutamicibacter halophytocola genome, the window ACCAAGCGCAACCTGCTGATCGTTGCCGCGGTGGCCTTCATCGCGGTGCTCATCGCCATGGTGGCTTCTCCAGCGCTCTCCAGCGCGGAGCCTTCCGGCACCAGCGCCTCGCTGACCACCGAACAGGTCATCCCGCTCGTTGTCCTGGTGCTGATGTTCATCATCGCCACCAAATGGCCGGTCAACATCGGCGTGATGGGCCTGGTGGCATCCTTCGGCATCGGCTACTTCATGCTGGGCATGGATGACAAGGAAATCCTCGCGGACTTCCCGGCCAGCATCGTGCTGACCATCATCGGCGTCACCTACTTCTTCTCCATGGCACAGCACAACGGCACCATCGATATCATCGTGCGCAACTGCGTCCGCGCAGTTCGCGGCAAAACCATGCTGCTTCCCTGGGTTTTCTTCCTGGTCGCCGCGGCATTGACCTCGCTGGGCACCTTCTCCCCTGCCGCCGTCGCCTTGCTGGCACCGGCCGCCATCGGATTTGCCTACGAATCGCGCATTCATCCATTGCTGATGGGCGCCTTCATCATCAACGGTTCCCATGCTGGAGGATTCTCCCCGCTGTCCGTCTCGGGCGTCCTGGTTCATGACATCGCCATGGAAAATGGCTTCCCGGTTTCGGCCAACGCCTTGTTTGCCGCCAGTTTCGCCATCAACCTGATCCTGTCGATCCTGACCGTGATCGTCTTCGCCGTGATGGGCAAGCTGCGCACCAGCGCCGGCGAGGGCTACACGGAAGTCGAGGAGATCCGCTCCACCCGTCCGCAAGGACAGCAGATCTACACGCTGGTGCTGATTGGCGTCATGCTCTTCTGCGCCCTGGTGTTGCGCCTGCCCATCGGCTTTGTCGCCTTGAGCGCCGGCTTGCTGCTGGCCCTGTTGAACATCAAGGACCAGCAGAAGTTTGTTGCCGGCATTTCCTGGTCCACCGTCTTGCTGGTGGCCGGAATGATCACCTATGTCTCGCTGCTGACCCACATCGGCGTGATCGACACCCTGGCCCACATGGCCCTGGCCCTGGGCGCTCCGATCTTGATCGCCTTGGTGCTGTGCTACGTGATCGGCATCGGATCCGCTTTCGCCTCATCCACCGCCCTGCTCGCCGCATTCATCCCGCTGGCCGGGCCGCTGCTGGCCGTCAGCTCGCTGAGCGTCTCCGGCACCGTGGCAGCAATTGCCATCTCCGCAACCGTGGTTGATGTTTCCCCCTTCTCCACCGCTGGCGCACTGGTGGTGGCTAACGTGAGGGAAAGCGATCGGACCCGAACCTACAAGCAGCTGATGATGTACGCAGGTGCCGTGGTTCTGATTGCACCGGCACTGTCCTGGTTGCTGCTGGTGCCAACCGGCATCATGTAATTGCCCCGGCTACGCCAATGGGAGGGAACCGTGATGGTTCCCTCCCATTGGCTTGCGCACTCAGCGGCGCTTGCCGGTAACCAGCCCCCACACGATCAACACGATCAGGGAACCTCCGATGGCCAGCAGCCACGTCGACAATGACCAGAACTGGCTAATGCCGACACCGAAAATAGCCGAACCGATCCAGCCGCCAAGCAGCGCACCGGCGACGCCCAGCAAGAGCGTTGCCAGCCAGCCCCCGCCCTGCGTTCCTGGCTTGATCGCCTTGGCGATCGCACCGGCAATGAGGCCAAGGATGACCCAACCAATAATTCCCATATATTTCTACTCCCCCAAGTGTTGTGGCACGATCAGCGTGCCGCTGGTGATGATTTCTTGATGCCCGTGCCGACTCAGATGAGCACGGCCTTCTGGGAATCCTGCTTTTCCGGCTTCTGGAAGCTGAATGAAACGTGCTTGCTGGCGAAGGGCGCTCCCAGCACCATTTCGAGATCCGGTATCACCCGGTCATTGACCAGCTCGATACCGCGATTCGCCGGAGCATCGGCGCGCAAGGTGAACCGCGCATAGAGCACAGGTTCGGTTGCGCTGCCACCGATCTGGACATTCGCATCCACGATTTCTGGTTGCGTCTGCGCGGCGGTCTCCGCGGCCTTGGCTATGACCGAAGTTTCGATCTCGCTCACCCCCTCGGTGCGTGATTCATATCTGAATTTGTGTGCCGCTGGGCGGCGCGGAATGGCGGTGATCAACACCGCTAGCGACAGCACCATGCCCGCAATCCCTATCGCCAATCCCAATGGCACCAGGTACTGCTGATCGATCGGCAGGCTGTTGCCAATCTCGGCTTGGCCGAAATCATTTCCTGCAGGCAGCCCCCACCAGACGGAGGCCAGGCCCCATCCTCCGCCAGCCAGCAGCGCCAGGCCGAGGATCACGAGAATGATTCGCTGCCGCACCACATGCGTTGTGAACATTTCAGTTCCCTCC encodes:
- a CDS encoding GlsB/YeaQ/YmgE family stress response membrane protein, producing MGIIGWVILGLIAGAIAKAIKPGTQGGGWLATLLLGVAGALLGGWIGSAIFGVGISQFWSLSTWLLAIGGSLIVLIVWGLVTGKRR
- a CDS encoding SLC13 family permease encodes the protein MTTEQVIPLVVLVLMFIIATKWPVNIGVMGLVASFGIGYFMLGMDDKEILADFPASIVLTIIGVTYFFSMAQHNGTIDIIVRNCVRAVRGKTMLLPWVFFLVAAALTSLGTFSPAAVALLAPAAIGFAYESRIHPLLMGAFIINGSHAGGFSPLSVSGVLVHDIAMENGFPVSANALFAASFAINLILSILTVIVFAVMGKLRTSAGEGYTEVEEIRSTRPQGQQIYTLVLIGVMLFCALVLRLPIGFVALSAGLLLALLNIKDQQKFVAGISWSTVLLVAGMITYVSLLTHIGVIDTLAHMALALGAPILIALVLCYVIGIGSAFASSTALLAAFIPLAGPLLAVSSLSVSGTVAAIAISATVVDVSPFSTAGALVVANVRESDRTRTYKQLMMYAGAVVLIAPALSWLLLVPTGIM